A single region of the Brassica rapa cultivar Chiifu-401-42 chromosome A03, CAAS_Brap_v3.01, whole genome shotgun sequence genome encodes:
- the LOC103872228 gene encoding uncharacterized protein At3g43530 produces MNRDDTKAKEDGSSSVVGDEMAMGSFSGDEANPRIIDKFVAPGTDQSPRDANESEENASKKGEEEESSKKNEGEESREVDEGEKEKEGGDEGEKEKEVGDEIEPRRNDEEADERAIIPFGRQHETESHADSVVDDEEEGMLPLKLHFPSSQYQKSLKLSGKCYIDTAIRTIQTILKEKEVEWFIEHPQFQHFFHIKNRKQKWMGMWVLYPPNHERLGGTTFMSKYFGGRRVTYADLEKQMLAMKSKPSEDRKKMAVLFFLASILVGGRKSGEGASPVDSFFLSVVDDLDACVTFPWGRYAFEHNLKDVSSFLKKCDGVAATSWLLAFEAIPSLRNHFREDVNGASSGCPRMCKMQYKRKSGTKEFSLKAVNDKLGNNTMDIESILVATAAEEELLETIGMDKESCWADDADDAAVYRWTKIVRKGKKQVFFEEQFRMDFESRTGQIEGPTNPIGGPSNNAQSGQAHADSVEATGATPGAEALKAMEGRLMNAVRDAVRDAMKGVKEKVTSLSTQLGLLEEEVKILRLSVPGSDNPAVQDDGDGSDNSESEEEDGDVGGDKELEEEDSDVGGDKESEEDDGGDNNDPDEEDGSDNNVEYAILDISKDMQREYGDVDMDGDDAEMYADAVEAEKKLKTKAAESVKVERGDNVRSPIQLRSRAAEEKTAEKRTRGAKKQKAAAEKEAAAEKKAAAAAKKKAAAEKEAAAENETTAENEAAAEKEAAKKKAAAKKKAPAKKKQTKPKTKKVGKKTE; encoded by the exons ATGAATCGAGACGATACGAAGGCAAAAGAAGACGGCTCGAGTAGTGTAGTAGGAGATGAAATGGCAATGGGTTCGTTCTCCGGAGATGAAGCAAACCCAAGGATTATCGACAAATTTGTCGCCCCAGGAACCGACCAAAGTCCTCGAGATGCAAATGAAAGCGAAGAAAATGCAAGTAAAAAAGGTGAAGAGGAAGAATCAAGTAAGAAAAATGAAGGGGAGGAATCAAGAGAAGTAGACGAAGGAGAAAAAGAGAAGGAAGGCGGAGACGAAGGagaaaaagagaaggaagtcggaGACGAAATAGAGCCCCGaagaaacgacgaagaagctgatGAAAGGGCGATAATTCCATTTGGACGACAACATGAAACTGAGTCGCATGCAGATTCG GTTGTAGATGACGAAGAAGAGGGCATGCTACCGCTGAAGTTGCACTTTCCTTCAAGCCAATATCAAAAGTCTTTAAAGCTTTCAGGAAAGTGTTACATTGACACGGCGATAAGAACTATTCAAACGATCCTAAAAGAGAAGGAGGTGGAATGGTTCATAGAGCACCCACAATTCCAACATTTCTTCCATATTAAAAACCGAAAGCAGAAGTGGATGGGAATGTGGGTTCTC TATCCTCCCAACCATGAGAGGTTGGGTGGTACAACATTCATGAGCAAGTATTTTGGAGGGAGAAGGGTAACATACGCTGACCTGGAGAAGCAGATGTTGGCAATGAAATCAAAGCCATCTGAGGATCGTAAGAAGATGGCCGTTCTGTTCTTCTTAGCCAGCATCCTTGTCGGAGGCCGAAAGAGTGGTGAGGGAGCATCACCTGTGGACAGTTTCTTCCTGAGTGTTGTTGATGACCTAGATGCGTGTGTAACGTTCCCTTGGGGGCGGTATGCATTCGAACATAACTTGAAGGATGTCTCTAGCTTTTTGAAGAAATGTGACGGGGTTGCGGCGACGAGTTGG TTGTTGGCCTTTGAGGCAATTCCAAGCTTGAGGAATCATTTCCGAGAAGATGTGAATGGTGCAAGCAGTGGTTGCCCGCGGATGTGCAAGATGCAGTACAAACGGAAAAGTGGAACCAAGGAATTCAGTCTGAAAGCTGTGAACGATAAACTTGGTAATAATACAATG GATATTGAGAGTATCTTGGTAGCAACAGCAGCTGAGGAGGAACTTCTGGAAACCATAGGAATGGACAAGGAGAGTTGTTGGGCCGATGACGCCGATGATGCAGCAGTTTATCGTTGGACGAAGATAGTACGGAAAGGGAAGAAACAAGTTTTCTTTGAAGAACAGTTCCGCATGGATTTTGAGTCTCGCACAGGTCAGATTGAAGGTCCCACCAATCCTATCGGAGGACCATCGAATAATGCACAATCTGGTCAGGCTCATGCAGATTCGGTGGAGGCTACTGGAGCTACTCCTGGAGCTGAGGCTTTAAAAGCGATGGAAGGTCGGCTTATGAATGCAGTCCGAGATGCAGTTCGAGATGCTATGAAGGGAGTGAAGGAAAAAGTCACTTCATTGTCTACGCAGCTAGGTCTTCTAGAAGAGGAGGTGAAAATTCTTAGGTTGAGTGTTCCCGGAAGTGACAATCCGGCGGTCCAAGATGATGGTGATGGTAGTGACAATAGCGAGTCGGAAGAAGAGGATGGTGATGTGGGTGGGGATAAGGAGTTGGAGGAAGAGGATAGTGATGTGGGTGGGGATAAGGAGTCCGAGGAAGACGATGGTGGTGACAATAACGATCCAGACGAAGAGGATGGTAGTGACAATAATGTTGAATATGCCATTCTCGATATTTCAAAGGATATGCAGAGGGAATATGGTGATGTTGACATGGATGGTGATGATGCGGAGATGTATGCAGATGCTGTGGAGGCCGAGAAAAAATTAAAGACTAAGGCAGCAGAGTCT GTTAAGGTGGAGCGTGGTGATAATGTGAGGAGTCCCATTCAGCTAAGAAGCAGGGCAGCAGAGGAGAAGACAGCAGAGAAGAGGACCAGAGGTGCAAAGAAGCAGAAGGCAGCTGCTGAGAAGGAGGCAGCAGCTGAGAAGAAGGCAGCTGCGGCAGCTAAGAAGAAGGCAGCTGCTGAGAAGGAGGCAGCAGCTGAGAACGAGACAACAGCTGAGAACGAGGCAGCAGCTGAAAAGGAGGCAGCTAAGAAGAAGGCAGCAGCTAAAAAGAAGGCACCAGCTAAGAAGAAGCAGACGAAGCCGAAGACAAAGAAAGTAGGTAAGAAGACCGAATGA